Genomic segment of Catenibacterium mitsuokai:
AAGAGAATGGTTATACTAACACCAAAGTGTTCAAATTATTTGGTGTAAGCAGCACCGGCTATTATAATTATGTGGCACGCAGGGAGGATAGAGACGGGAAGCAGGCAGCTAGAAAACAGGATGAAAGCCATGTGATGCAGTGCTTCAAGAAGATCATTAAAACACTAGGATTCGTTCCCGGAAAGCGAACTTTCCGCCGACATATGTTCAGAAGGTTCAATTACAATATCAGCGTATCAAGAGCTTCAGCCATCATGAAAAAGATGCAGATTACTGCACAGCTTCCCAAGAAGGATGCATACAAGGGACAGGCAACCCACCATCATGAGTGCATGGCAAAGCCTAATCTCGTTAACCGTAACTTCAAGTTAGGTGTAAGACAGGTCATCCTTACTGATATCACTTATATTCATTACGGCTATAGCCGTACTCCAGCCTATATGTGTGCGTTCAAGGATGCCTATACAACTGAAATACTAGGTCATTATGTATCAGGCAGAATGGATGTGTCTCTTGTTCAGAAGGCATTCAATAATATGATGGAGAATCATAAGGACGAGTTCCCCAAGAATCTGGAGGTATACTGCCACAGTGACCAGGGCTCACAGTATCTGTCAACATCTTTCAAACAGCTTCTTAATGAGAATGATTTCATCCAGTCAATGTCCAGAAGAGGAAACAGTCAGGACAACGCTCCTATGGAATCATTCTTTGGGCGTATGAAGACTGAGGTCATTGACATCATCGCAAGATGTGGGGATATAGCTACTGTAAGAAGGCTCATTAATGGATATATCAATATGCATAATAATGAAAGATATCAGGATACCCTTGCAGCACTGTCTCCAAGTGAATTCTATACATATAAGGTGACAGGTCAGTATCCACTGGACAGCTATTATGGGGTGAAGGCATCAGAGCTTATGCCTCTTGAAAAGATCATTGAGGCTAAGCTTGAAATGCAGGAAAAAAAGAAGGAGCTCCGTAAGGAACGTCAGAAGATCAATGAGCAGCAGTCCAGATTATTAAGGAATGCGGGCGAAATCATCATGCGTGATATGAAGAAGATGGAGGATGAAAACAGGAAATGGGTAAAACAGCAGGAACTAGTAGAGAATCAGCTGAAGAAGATTTCGGAAATCATTGAGAAGATTAGTAAGGCTTTAAAATTCTATTATCATGAA
This window contains:
- a CDS encoding IS3 family transposase translates to MAYDYISRGKAKENGYTNTKVFKLFGVSSTGYYNYVARREDRDGKQAARKQDESHVMQCFKKIIKTLGFVPGKRTFRRHMFRRFNYNISVSRASAIMKKMQITAQLPKKDAYKGQATHHHECMAKPNLVNRNFKLGVRQVILTDITYIHYGYSRTPAYMCAFKDAYTTEILGHYVSGRMDVSLVQKAFNNMMENHKDEFPKNLEVYCHSDQGSQYLSTSFKQLLNENDFIQSMSRRGNSQDNAPMESFFGRMKTEVIDIIARCGDIATVRRLINGYINMHNNERYQDTLAALSPSEFYTYKVTGQYPLDSYYGVKASELMPLEKIIEAKLEMQEKKKELRKERQKINEQQSRLLRNAGEIIMRDMKKMEDENRKWVKQQELVENQLKKISEIIEKISKALKFYYHEATAEIKKLLKDPLNWKNYTELDYYKDLDALY